In Helianthus annuus cultivar XRQ/B chromosome 3, HanXRQr2.0-SUNRISE, whole genome shotgun sequence, a single window of DNA contains:
- the LOC110932652 gene encoding uncharacterized protein LOC110932652 yields the protein MSSSSSSGSTDTMEAVNFFINKVVEATQIILEEEEEEEVSSQPRNRNPHIERDRESANQRLIVDYFADEPLYSEAIFRRRFRMSRRLFLRIADDLAAYHPFFTMRPDARGKMGFTTLQKCTRRFVNLLMGRQPILGTNT from the exons atgtcatcttcttcttcatcgggTTCGACGGACACCATGGAAGCCgtaaatttttttataaacaagGTGGTAGAGGCGACACAAATAATTTTGGAAGAAGAAGAGGAGGAGGAGGTTTCGTCACAACCACGAAACAGGAACCCACACATCGAGCGAGACCGAGAAA GTGCTAACCAAAGATTAATCGTTGATTACTTTGCGGACGAGCCGCTGTACTCGGAGGCTATTTTTAGACGCCGTTTCAGAATGAGTCGTCGACTTTTCTTACGTATCGCCGACGATTTAGCCGCTTATCACCCGTTTTTTACCATGCGACCCGATGCTAGAGGCAAAATGGGCTTCACCACCTTACAGAAATGTACTCGGCGATTCGTCAACTTGCTTATGGGACGACAACCGATTCTTGGGACGAATACTTAA